In Maridesulfovibrio sp., a single genomic region encodes these proteins:
- a CDS encoding class I SAM-dependent DNA methyltransferase encodes MNKNNGNNISTDTETGSLSNHLWEAANILRGPVDAADFKTYIFPLLFFKRVSDVYDEELALALKESDGDFEYAQFPENHRFQIPPECHWKEVRARVDNVGYAIQKAMRCIEQANPETLHGIFGDAQWTNKDRLSDSLLKDLIEHFSSLDLGNKACRADILGHSYEYLIKKFADLTNKKAGEFYTPRSVVSLLVKILAPQTGETIYDPACGTGGMLLEAIHYVKEHGGDENLMLGKLYGQEKNLTTSSIARMNLFLHGAEDFHIERGDTLRQPAFYSGDSISEFDCVIANPPFSLKKWGDDIWGNDPYGRCFAGIPPANSGDFAWVQHMIKSMAPKTGRMAVVLPHGVLFRMAKEGKIRKALLEMDILEAVIGLGQNLFYGTGLAACILIFRKRKPEAKKGKILFIDASNEFKKGRAQNELLPAHVDAIHNWYEDYQDVEGACRVVGLDEIKENDFNLNIPRYVEPIIEEESITVEEAVENLKKSLDAAYTAEDKLSALLKKEGLWHS; translated from the coding sequence GTGAATAAGAATAACGGAAATAATATCTCAACCGACACCGAAACCGGCTCCCTTTCCAATCATCTCTGGGAAGCTGCCAACATCCTGCGCGGTCCTGTTGATGCTGCTGATTTCAAGACTTACATTTTTCCACTGCTCTTCTTTAAACGCGTGTCAGATGTTTATGATGAAGAACTGGCCCTTGCTTTAAAAGAATCAGACGGTGATTTCGAATACGCACAGTTTCCTGAAAACCACCGCTTTCAGATCCCTCCAGAATGCCACTGGAAAGAAGTCCGTGCACGAGTCGATAATGTTGGCTATGCCATCCAAAAGGCAATGCGGTGCATTGAGCAAGCAAACCCTGAGACCCTTCATGGAATTTTCGGTGATGCCCAATGGACAAACAAGGACCGCCTTTCTGACTCGCTCCTCAAAGATCTGATTGAACATTTTTCTTCGTTAGATCTTGGCAACAAAGCTTGCAGGGCCGATATTCTTGGGCATTCATATGAATATCTGATTAAGAAATTTGCCGACCTGACCAACAAAAAAGCCGGTGAATTCTATACCCCGCGTTCCGTTGTATCACTTCTGGTAAAAATACTTGCTCCGCAAACGGGTGAAACAATTTATGACCCTGCATGCGGAACAGGGGGCATGCTGCTTGAGGCTATCCATTATGTAAAAGAGCATGGTGGTGATGAAAATCTCATGCTCGGCAAGCTCTATGGTCAGGAAAAGAACCTCACCACCTCATCCATTGCCCGGATGAACCTTTTTCTACACGGAGCCGAAGATTTTCACATTGAACGTGGAGACACTCTCCGGCAGCCTGCTTTTTATTCTGGCGACAGCATATCTGAATTTGATTGTGTCATAGCCAATCCTCCATTCTCGCTAAAAAAATGGGGAGACGATATCTGGGGCAATGATCCATATGGCCGTTGCTTTGCTGGTATTCCTCCGGCCAATTCCGGAGACTTCGCCTGGGTGCAGCATATGATTAAATCCATGGCCCCCAAGACCGGACGTATGGCGGTTGTACTGCCTCATGGTGTTTTGTTTCGCATGGCAAAAGAAGGTAAAATCCGTAAGGCCTTGCTGGAAATGGACATACTTGAAGCTGTTATCGGGCTTGGACAGAATCTTTTCTATGGAACAGGACTGGCTGCTTGTATTTTAATTTTTCGTAAAAGAAAGCCTGAAGCTAAAAAAGGCAAAATACTTTTCATCGATGCGTCGAATGAATTTAAGAAAGGACGCGCACAAAACGAACTGCTTCCTGCCCATGTAGATGCCATCCACAATTGGTATGAAGATTACCAAGATGTCGAAGGTGCATGCAGGGTTGTTGGGTTAGATGAAATTAAGGAGAACGATTTCAACCTTAATATTCCTCGTTATGTAGAGCCTATTATTGAGGAAGAATCCATCACCGTTGAGGAAGCAGTTGAAAATTTGAAAAAATCTCTGGATGCGGCTTATACGGCTGAAGATAAGCTTTCTGCATTGCTTAAAAAAGAGGGACTATGGCACTCCTAG
- a CDS encoding Rha family transcriptional regulator, whose amino-acid sequence MSEKDSKNILLSTVIELIMENDQPMASSLLVAELFEKRHDNVLQSINDLDVPDDFRRLNFQESSYINKQNKEQPSFNMTRDGFSLLAMGFTGKKAMEWKIKFLEAFNAMEAQLTIPPVEGKIQYRKATPEAVKSFEGVARYWCFLEGLNWEQGKRQIEGAIRVPDLYEMDALAMSSAWTYLRMCMRIVPPKMRGKDICSKDELSPVNGLLDYWAYCGQSTRDELLANLCGDMCIDSLECLPKSYVPHAVSLIWEGINHESGKTNALKEASY is encoded by the coding sequence ATGAGCGAAAAAGACAGTAAAAACATATTGTTATCGACTGTAATTGAACTGATTATGGAGAATGATCAGCCGATGGCTTCTTCATTGCTGGTGGCTGAACTCTTTGAAAAACGTCATGATAACGTCCTTCAATCAATAAATGATTTGGATGTCCCAGATGATTTTAGACGCCTTAATTTTCAGGAGTCCTCTTATATAAATAAGCAGAACAAAGAGCAGCCTTCATTCAACATGACCCGCGACGGCTTTTCCCTTCTCGCCATGGGATTTACCGGCAAGAAGGCAATGGAGTGGAAGATCAAGTTTCTTGAGGCCTTTAACGCCATGGAGGCCCAACTGACAATTCCTCCAGTGGAGGGAAAGATTCAGTATAGGAAGGCAACTCCGGAAGCTGTGAAGTCCTTTGAGGGTGTCGCGCGTTACTGGTGTTTTCTGGAAGGGCTCAACTGGGAACAGGGCAAAAGACAAATAGAAGGGGCAATCCGGGTTCCTGATCTTTATGAAATGGATGCGTTGGCCATGAGCAGTGCATGGACTTATCTCAGGATGTGCATGCGCATTGTTCCGCCTAAAATGCGCGGTAAGGATATATGCTCGAAAGACGAATTGTCTCCGGTCAACGGGTTGCTTGATTACTGGGCTTATTGCGGCCAGTCCACACGTGACGAGCTGCTTGCAAATTTATGTGGAGACATGTGCATTGACTCATTGGAGTGCCTGCCTAAATCGTATGTACCTCATGCTGTAAGTCTTATCTGGGAAGGCATTAACCATGAATCAGGTAAAACGAATGCCCTCAAAGAAGCAAGTTATTAA
- a CDS encoding plasmid mobilization protein: MPSKKQVIKAYVSKEEYKQISATAQQCSLSLSAFAKAVCLGHEIKSRTDHQARRELLKTNADLGRLGGLLKMWILDDDQYRTDVERLLEDIRQTQKQIVDKVRSI; the protein is encoded by the coding sequence ATGCCCTCAAAGAAGCAAGTTATTAAAGCCTACGTTTCTAAAGAGGAATATAAGCAGATAAGCGCGACCGCGCAGCAATGCAGCTTGTCTCTTTCCGCTTTTGCCAAAGCTGTTTGTCTCGGCCATGAAATCAAAAGCCGCACTGACCATCAGGCGCGGCGTGAGCTTTTGAAAACAAATGCTGATCTTGGTCGTCTGGGAGGTTTGCTCAAGATGTGGATTCTGGATGATGACCAGTACCGTACGGATGTTGAAAGGCTTCTTGAGGACATCCGTCAGACTCAAAAACAGATAGTTGATAAGGTCCGTTCCATATGA
- the traI gene encoding TraI/MobA(P) family conjugative relaxase: MISRRIACKPQNDNYRRLADYIADAKNKGEKTLMSWCAGCWAGDDYELAIQEVLDTQELNQRTGKEKTYHLIVSFRPEDEAVLSPDDFKEIEQEFSKALGFEDHQRHCGVHKNTNNIHMHIAYNMVHPERLTRYEPYRDFYKRDRLHRELELKFGLKFDNGRQKDQEPKRSNDRAATYEAHSGQQSFDSYVKERKDYILKSLDKAQNWQEFHEAMVQIGIEVRLRGSGCSIKDRHSRTAIKASRLDRNFTKSKLESKLGCFQPPFETRTEERERYVARPLHKHQGELYAEYRAAISGRKKAYEDLREEQDSRRGQVYSHWDGKIKGLRSDRKLRPKDRSRLIALASGRKTEAMEALKKEMSGKRAELRVDPATRLWTRT, translated from the coding sequence ATGATCAGCCGCCGAATTGCTTGCAAGCCTCAGAACGATAACTATCGGAGGCTGGCCGATTACATTGCCGATGCCAAGAACAAAGGTGAGAAGACCTTGATGTCCTGGTGTGCCGGTTGCTGGGCAGGCGATGACTACGAGCTGGCGATTCAGGAAGTTCTGGATACGCAGGAATTGAATCAGCGCACCGGCAAGGAGAAGACCTATCACCTGATAGTTTCCTTCAGGCCGGAAGACGAGGCCGTCCTCTCTCCTGACGATTTCAAAGAAATCGAGCAGGAATTTTCCAAAGCCCTGGGCTTTGAGGATCATCAGCGGCATTGCGGAGTTCATAAGAATACCAACAACATCCACATGCATATCGCTTACAACATGGTTCATCCGGAAAGATTGACTCGGTACGAGCCGTACCGTGATTTCTACAAGCGTGACCGGCTACACCGCGAACTGGAGCTGAAGTTTGGCCTGAAGTTCGACAACGGCAGGCAGAAGGATCAAGAACCCAAGCGCAGCAATGACCGTGCTGCCACCTATGAGGCCCATTCCGGCCAGCAGTCCTTCGATTCGTATGTGAAGGAACGCAAGGATTATATTCTGAAATCACTGGATAAGGCCCAAAACTGGCAGGAGTTTCACGAAGCCATGGTGCAGATCGGGATTGAGGTCCGGTTGCGCGGGAGTGGCTGCAGCATCAAAGACCGACATTCCAGGACGGCCATCAAGGCCAGCAGGCTTGACCGGAATTTTACGAAATCCAAGCTTGAGTCCAAACTCGGATGTTTTCAGCCTCCTTTTGAGACGAGGACAGAGGAGAGGGAAAGATATGTTGCCCGGCCCCTGCATAAACATCAGGGAGAGTTGTATGCCGAGTACCGTGCGGCCATCTCCGGCAGGAAGAAGGCCTACGAGGACCTGCGTGAAGAACAGGATAGTCGCCGTGGCCAGGTCTATTCTCATTGGGACGGCAAGATAAAGGGACTTAGAAGTGACCGCAAGCTACGGCCAAAGGATCGCAGCCGGTTGATTGCTCTGGCGTCCGGCAGAAAGACCGAGGCTATGGAAGCCCTTAAAAAGGAAATGTCCGGAAAACGTGCGGAACTGCGTGTTGATCCTGCTACAAGATTGTGGACACGAACTTAA
- a CDS encoding SulP family inorganic anion transporter, whose product MDSCVFSRLNRFIPTSIKYIKAGSPATIRQDIAAGITVGIVALPLSMAFAIASGATPATGLFTAIIAGFIISALGGTRFQIGGPTGAFVIIISGIISRHGYDGLVVATIMAGLILVVMGAFGLGKLLQYIPYPVTTGFTSGIGLLIFSTQIKDFLGLQLAHVPSDFLPRIKACVDGISTTDPSTLGLGLLTVGSMLLVRRFIPRIPAPFVGIAIATIVSYLLGLNTETIGSKFGGIPDSLPSYISLSNIDLQHLKNLIPEAMTIAILAGIESLLSATVADGMSGDRHNSSNELVAQGLANVASALFGGLPATGAIARTATNIRAGAFSPLAGVVHVLTLILFVKVCAPLASMIPLASLAGVLMLVAWDMSEVHRIKRLLFAPKSDSVVMLIALLLTVFVDLTVAVEVGVVMAAMLFMKRMSQLSDIHSLDEALPKEENINRSNGQERVVVYEISGPMFFGMAQKFVNVMSFTRKKPEIIVLCMRLVPTMDATGIEALETVVRKSQDNGIKVLLSGVHPRIMKIMQRLGTDKLIGDENIFPDFSTAISKGILPEKEDDIGDRGCAVEESRKRLAAAE is encoded by the coding sequence ATGGACAGTTGCGTCTTTTCCAGACTGAATCGTTTTATTCCAACCAGCATAAAATATATAAAAGCAGGCAGTCCGGCGACTATACGGCAGGATATTGCAGCGGGTATAACTGTAGGTATTGTGGCACTGCCTTTGTCCATGGCTTTTGCAATCGCTTCAGGGGCGACTCCTGCAACCGGCCTTTTCACTGCGATTATAGCCGGATTTATTATATCTGCTCTCGGGGGAACCAGATTTCAGATAGGCGGGCCTACCGGGGCATTTGTAATTATCATTTCTGGGATTATCTCCCGGCATGGATATGACGGGCTGGTAGTCGCTACCATCATGGCCGGATTGATTCTGGTTGTGATGGGGGCTTTTGGTCTTGGCAAGTTGCTGCAATATATTCCATATCCGGTTACGACAGGTTTTACTTCCGGCATCGGACTGCTTATATTTTCCACTCAGATTAAAGACTTTTTGGGCCTGCAGCTTGCCCATGTTCCTTCTGATTTCCTGCCGCGAATCAAGGCATGTGTGGACGGAATTTCGACAACAGACCCGTCGACTTTGGGATTGGGATTGCTGACAGTAGGTTCGATGCTTCTTGTCAGGAGATTTATTCCAAGAATTCCGGCTCCTTTTGTCGGTATCGCTATTGCAACTATAGTATCATATCTGCTGGGATTGAATACGGAAACCATCGGCAGCAAATTCGGTGGAATTCCGGACTCTTTGCCTAGTTACATATCCTTATCCAATATTGATCTGCAGCATCTGAAAAATTTGATCCCGGAGGCAATGACCATTGCCATTCTTGCTGGTATTGAATCCCTGCTCAGTGCCACAGTTGCGGATGGCATGAGCGGTGACCGTCATAATTCCTCAAATGAACTTGTCGCGCAGGGGTTGGCAAACGTTGCTTCCGCTTTATTCGGAGGGCTGCCCGCCACAGGTGCAATCGCCCGCACAGCCACTAATATCCGTGCCGGGGCGTTTTCGCCTTTGGCAGGAGTTGTACATGTTTTGACCCTTATCCTGTTCGTCAAGGTGTGCGCTCCGCTTGCTTCCATGATTCCACTTGCCAGTCTTGCCGGGGTCCTGATGCTGGTCGCATGGGATATGAGTGAGGTTCACCGCATCAAACGTCTTCTTTTCGCACCGAAGTCGGATTCGGTTGTAATGTTGATAGCTTTGCTGCTGACTGTTTTTGTAGACCTTACAGTCGCCGTTGAGGTCGGCGTTGTTATGGCTGCGATGCTGTTCATGAAGCGCATGAGTCAGCTATCGGATATCCACAGTCTGGACGAAGCCCTGCCGAAAGAGGAAAATATCAACCGCAGCAACGGACAGGAGCGGGTGGTCGTCTATGAAATTTCCGGTCCCATGTTTTTCGGTATGGCCCAGAAATTCGTCAACGTAATGAGCTTCACGCGTAAAAAACCCGAAATAATAGTTCTCTGCATGCGTCTAGTGCCTACTATGGATGCAACCGGCATTGAAGCTTTGGAAACCGTTGTCCGCAAGTCGCAGGATAATGGTATCAAGGTGCTTCTTTCCGGAGTTCACCCCCGCATTATGAAAATAATGCAACGTCTTGGTACGGATAAGTTGATCGGGGATGAGAATATCTTTCCCGATTTTTCTACAGCTATTTCAAAGGGAATACTGCCGGAAAAGGAAGATGATATCGGTGATCGCGGATGTGCCGTGGAGGAAAGCAGAAAAAGACTTGCTGCAGCGGAATAA
- a CDS encoding methyl-accepting chemotaxis protein gives MSFKNWSLKSKIIIPTFFVVALILAASTMVMTYQAKEMAVKQAREAAGHIAKGYGNEISETMGKALTVTRTLGVMFDEGANYSVVPDREYLDSVLIGVLERHPGLAGSWCAFPPEVYDGREDHYKDKYKGAYRNWYHRDEGRIAEFFVGNKDVSNVGWYKNPMSGNVETITEPYPWEVNGKTFWLCSTGIPVKKNGRNIGVVGVDFYLNDLQETVLKIKPFETGYAYLLTNKGNIVAHPDSGLLAKNLRDVIDGRNKQEIMDAIQNGREYSYITEADNNELQYIIYTPIKVGKTTFPWSIALVIPMNKVEAQADAIAHKSIIISVVAILVLLGILFVLAGVISRPILKTAAYTNKVSEGSLDAVLDINQKDEIGRMADSLRAMVGELEKTISRAEDETSKAEEESAKARKATAEAEKARVKADMAKSEGLHLAADRVEQILMRVVAASEQMSVQSNELLHGAEIQSDRITSTATAMEEMNATVLEIARNAGSAAEAGNESQDKAKNGASVVKKSKNALDQTVTEVNNLKGNMGELEKQAKGTEAIIGVITDIADQTNLLALNAAIEAARAGEAGRGFAVVADEVRKLAEKTMIATGEVSSSIGAIQRVAGDNIRSMEIVYRHIGEANEFSESSGEVLQEIVKDAEESAVQIQSIAAAAEEQSATSEEINRSVDEISRITGETVQGTREFTMALESLAEQVSEMQMVVEDLKAE, from the coding sequence ATGAGTTTTAAAAACTGGAGCCTGAAATCAAAAATTATCATTCCTACCTTTTTTGTTGTGGCCCTTATCCTGGCCGCCAGCACTATGGTTATGACCTATCAGGCAAAAGAGATGGCTGTGAAACAGGCAAGAGAAGCCGCAGGCCACATCGCGAAAGGTTATGGCAATGAAATTTCGGAAACAATGGGAAAAGCCCTGACTGTGACCAGAACATTGGGGGTCATGTTTGACGAGGGTGCAAACTACAGCGTTGTGCCTGACCGGGAATACCTTGACTCTGTCTTGATAGGAGTTCTCGAACGTCATCCGGGCCTTGCTGGATCGTGGTGTGCCTTTCCTCCCGAAGTATATGATGGGAGAGAGGACCATTATAAGGATAAATACAAAGGGGCTTATCGCAACTGGTATCATCGCGATGAAGGACGCATTGCGGAGTTTTTTGTCGGTAATAAGGATGTAAGCAACGTAGGCTGGTATAAGAATCCAATGTCCGGCAATGTGGAGACAATCACCGAACCATACCCGTGGGAGGTGAATGGAAAAACATTCTGGCTCTGCTCTACAGGAATTCCAGTCAAGAAGAACGGCAGAAACATTGGGGTTGTCGGGGTAGATTTCTATCTTAATGACCTTCAGGAAACAGTGCTGAAAATCAAGCCCTTTGAAACCGGCTACGCATATCTGCTGACCAACAAAGGCAATATCGTGGCTCATCCCGATTCAGGGCTTCTGGCCAAGAACCTTCGTGATGTCATAGATGGCAGGAACAAACAGGAAATCATGGATGCCATCCAAAATGGCAGAGAATATTCCTACATCACCGAAGCTGATAACAACGAGTTGCAATACATTATTTACACCCCGATCAAGGTCGGGAAGACGACTTTTCCATGGTCCATCGCACTGGTTATTCCCATGAACAAAGTGGAGGCACAGGCCGATGCCATCGCACACAAGAGCATAATCATCAGTGTAGTCGCCATACTTGTTCTTCTGGGTATTCTTTTTGTTTTGGCCGGGGTGATCAGCAGGCCGATTCTTAAAACTGCCGCATATACCAATAAGGTTTCAGAAGGTAGTCTTGATGCTGTTCTGGATATTAACCAGAAAGATGAGATCGGACGCATGGCCGATTCCCTGCGAGCGATGGTCGGAGAGCTGGAAAAGACCATCAGCAGGGCTGAAGATGAGACAAGTAAGGCCGAAGAGGAATCCGCAAAAGCCCGGAAGGCGACAGCCGAAGCGGAAAAGGCTCGTGTGAAGGCGGATATGGCTAAATCAGAGGGATTGCATCTTGCCGCCGACCGTGTTGAGCAGATCCTGATGCGTGTGGTGGCTGCTTCCGAGCAGATGTCCGTTCAGTCCAATGAGCTTCTCCACGGTGCGGAAATCCAGAGCGACCGAATTACCTCCACAGCAACAGCCATGGAGGAAATGAATGCTACGGTATTGGAGATTGCCCGTAACGCAGGGTCTGCCGCAGAAGCTGGCAATGAGTCTCAGGATAAAGCCAAAAACGGCGCTTCTGTTGTCAAAAAATCTAAAAATGCTCTTGATCAGACGGTGACCGAGGTTAACAATCTTAAAGGAAACATGGGAGAACTGGAAAAGCAGGCCAAGGGAACAGAGGCCATTATCGGCGTAATTACCGATATTGCCGACCAGACCAACCTGCTGGCGCTCAACGCCGCAATTGAAGCGGCCCGTGCCGGGGAAGCTGGCCGTGGTTTCGCAGTTGTTGCCGATGAAGTCCGCAAACTGGCGGAGAAAACCATGATAGCCACCGGTGAAGTTTCCAGCTCCATAGGAGCCATTCAACGAGTCGCCGGGGATAATATCCGATCCATGGAAATTGTTTACAGGCATATTGGTGAGGCCAATGAGTTCTCGGAAAGTTCCGGCGAGGTGCTGCAGGAGATAGTAAAGGATGCAGAAGAAAGTGCGGTTCAGATTCAGAGTATAGCCGCAGCAGCAGAGGAGCAGTCAGCCACTTCGGAAGAGATCAACAGGTCTGTTGATGAAATCAGCCGTATTACCGGGGAAACAGTCCAAGGAACAAGGGAATTTACTATGGCCCTTGAGTCCCTTGCAGAGCAGGTCTCTGAAATGCAGATGGTTGTGGAAGACCTAAAAGCTGAATAG
- a CDS encoding glycosyltransferase family 8 protein, with protein sequence MSATDLKPAFNKNNIPIFYTSDDNYVDMLSVSILSLVDNSSEENNYDIVILEDGINKYSKQILLTILQGKPNISLRFFSVTDFVKKSNSETWKLPQSLSPASYYILFTPLVACNYSKVIYLDCDTLVQTDISNLLRIDIRNHCCAAALDPNCDIAADLNVAKHLCDDLGFKDMSNYVNSGIVVFNIQKINEANIYDKVVDIAHKNKGYFGDQDVLNAAYDGKIFVLDQLWNVFWGLIFEREKMRNLSDSEIEHLLDNAYIIHFAGQKPTQKPNEPYAAKWWMYARRTPFYERLLHKSLTYGFKQIFHDSYCSSIQNSWDNLK encoded by the coding sequence ATGAGTGCAACAGATCTTAAACCCGCTTTCAATAAAAACAATATTCCCATTTTCTATACTTCTGACGATAATTATGTAGACATGCTGTCTGTGTCTATTCTTTCTTTAGTTGATAATTCATCAGAAGAGAACAACTACGATATCGTTATTCTTGAAGATGGCATAAATAAATATTCTAAACAGATCCTGTTAACCATTTTGCAGGGTAAACCTAACATCTCATTACGTTTTTTTTCAGTAACTGATTTTGTAAAAAAAAGTAATTCCGAAACGTGGAAGTTGCCGCAGTCGCTTTCTCCAGCATCGTACTATATCTTGTTTACCCCACTGGTTGCGTGTAACTATTCAAAAGTAATCTATCTTGACTGTGATACTTTAGTGCAAACTGACATTTCCAACCTGCTGAGAATAGACATTAGAAACCACTGCTGCGCTGCTGCTTTAGATCCTAACTGTGATATTGCAGCTGATCTTAATGTCGCAAAACACTTATGCGATGATCTTGGATTCAAAGATATGTCTAACTATGTTAATTCCGGGATTGTTGTCTTTAATATCCAAAAAATAAATGAAGCAAACATCTACGATAAAGTTGTTGATATTGCACACAAGAACAAAGGATATTTTGGCGATCAGGATGTGCTGAATGCGGCATATGATGGTAAAATATTTGTACTCGACCAATTGTGGAATGTGTTCTGGGGGTTGATTTTTGAAAGAGAAAAAATGCGTAATTTATCTGACTCAGAGATAGAACATCTTTTAGATAATGCTTACATCATACATTTTGCAGGACAAAAGCCGACACAAAAACCCAATGAACCGTATGCAGCAAAGTGGTGGATGTATGCTAGAAGAACGCCGTTTTATGAAAGACTACTCCATAAAAGTTTAACCTACGGGTTTAAACAGATATTTCATGACTCATACTGCTCAAGCATTCAGAACAGTTGGGATAATCTTAAATAA
- a CDS encoding glycosyltransferase family 9 protein: MLQKNVSVESGLLPLSKSYARKHNADLAIPNCAGSGLGNVLVYTRLIDDYAMSLGRPISIITAPISPKVGVVPNESPYPFFENNPFIGKIINADEVDQEGFIGVNSEELSLVQLSHVIENICFAYGIRPRVLRPSLYLTKTEKAWALRALQHLPRPLVCLHPGGTTSSPGNCPWNVQNWLKLTEILQDRASFFQIGRKNSVDQDLGLENPGRTLREAIALIWASDFYIGFDSCPMHIATALNKDLISIFHMENKYTYEAKYKKVFVPSVMLRWAYPFNTNLAIMPDDYDGEKLLLRIVDKVSSSIKKLKYEI, translated from the coding sequence ATGCTGCAAAAGAATGTGTCGGTTGAATCGGGGCTTTTGCCTTTATCAAAAAGCTATGCACGTAAACATAATGCGGACTTGGCTATTCCAAATTGTGCAGGAAGCGGCCTAGGAAACGTCTTAGTCTACACCAGATTAATAGATGATTACGCAATGAGTCTTGGTAGGCCAATCTCTATAATTACCGCACCTATTTCACCCAAAGTTGGTGTTGTACCTAACGAGTCTCCCTATCCTTTTTTTGAAAACAATCCTTTCATCGGAAAAATAATAAACGCAGATGAAGTCGACCAGGAAGGCTTTATCGGTGTGAATAGTGAAGAACTTTCGTTAGTCCAACTCAGTCATGTCATTGAAAATATATGTTTTGCATATGGCATTCGCCCCCGAGTCTTGCGGCCTTCCCTATACTTAACAAAAACAGAGAAGGCTTGGGCACTAAGAGCATTACAACATTTACCGAGGCCATTAGTTTGCCTGCATCCAGGGGGAACAACCAGCAGTCCGGGTAATTGTCCATGGAATGTGCAAAACTGGCTGAAATTAACAGAGATACTACAAGACAGAGCTTCTTTCTTTCAAATTGGAAGAAAGAATTCTGTAGATCAGGATCTTGGCTTGGAAAACCCTGGACGCACCTTGCGTGAAGCAATTGCACTTATCTGGGCTTCAGACTTCTATATTGGTTTTGATAGTTGTCCAATGCACATTGCAACAGCTTTAAATAAAGATCTTATTTCAATATTTCACATGGAAAACAAATATACTTATGAGGCTAAGTACAAGAAAGTTTTTGTTCCATCTGTGATGTTAAGATGGGCATATCCGTTCAATACAAACCTTGCGATCATGCCGGATGACTACGATGGTGAAAAATTACTATTGCGCATAGTTGATAAAGTCTCAAGTTCAATTAAAAAGCTGAAGTATGAAATCTGA
- a CDS encoding tyrosine-type recombinase/integrase, translating into MKLNHAIKSFLQYCSLERCLSSLTIQAYNMDLEQFKKITNVGEINVTDLDKDLIRSYLVEINGIYKPKTLKRKLATLKSFLNFLEREDKIQFSPFRKLHIKIGRSTELPKTIKKTSLLRLIKYAYIEKNKFNPNSIGYKQTTRDICIIELLFATGIRVSELCSISPSEIDLKNNTLKINGKGNKQRLIPLCEKSSLNILKEYSRLYASTLHDSPSFFLNRDMRPLSDQSVRRIIKKYSQIAGVTEHITPHMFRHTIATMLLENGVDIRNIQTLLGHSSLSVTEIYTHVSLSSQRDILAQKHPRKKFLRE; encoded by the coding sequence ATGAAACTGAATCACGCCATAAAATCATTCCTGCAATACTGTTCTTTAGAAAGATGTCTCTCTTCATTAACTATACAAGCATACAATATGGACTTGGAGCAATTTAAAAAAATAACAAATGTTGGAGAAATAAATGTAACTGATCTGGATAAGGATTTAATAAGGTCTTATCTGGTAGAAATTAATGGAATATATAAACCAAAAACATTAAAGAGAAAGCTGGCAACACTTAAGTCTTTTCTAAATTTTCTTGAAAGAGAAGATAAAATTCAATTTTCACCTTTTAGAAAGCTTCATATAAAGATAGGCAGATCGACAGAGCTGCCAAAAACAATTAAAAAAACATCACTATTGAGACTTATTAAATATGCTTATATAGAAAAAAATAAATTTAATCCGAACAGTATTGGTTATAAACAAACAACCAGAGATATCTGCATAATAGAATTGTTGTTCGCAACGGGGATAAGAGTATCAGAGCTATGCAGCATTTCACCATCTGAAATAGATTTAAAAAATAATACATTAAAAATAAATGGTAAAGGTAACAAACAAAGGCTTATCCCTCTTTGTGAAAAAAGTTCGCTCAATATTTTAAAAGAATATTCCCGCCTATATGCATCAACACTGCATGATTCTCCGTCATTTTTCCTTAATAGAGATATGCGTCCTCTTTCCGACCAGTCCGTAAGAAGAATTATCAAAAAATACAGCCAAATTGCCGGGGTAACCGAGCACATCACCCCGCACATGTTCCGCCATACAATAGCCACAATGTTGCTTGAAAACGGTGTAGATATTAGAAATATCCAAACATTACTAGGTCATAGTTCGTTGTCGGTAACGGAGATCTACACCCACGTAAGCCTCTCGTCTCAACGGGACATACTAGCACAGAAGCATCCGCGGAAGAAATTTTTGAGGGAGTGA